The Beijerinckiaceae bacterium RH AL1 genome has a segment encoding these proteins:
- a CDS encoding exported protein of unknown function (ID:RHAL1_01354;~source:Prodigal:2.6), producing the protein MRCVTLATAVAFSLLAVPLAAAAGCQKGLASAPFIGAADMRAIDRAADHLPAHRPGLLHLSVGAAVPRSLARKPLPAAVARILPQYKGAGYTAFRVGKRLVIVNPHGILTYIMPIGPVTNPGNCP; encoded by the coding sequence ATGCGCTGCGTCACCCTCGCCACGGCCGTGGCGTTCTCGCTCCTCGCGGTCCCGCTGGCGGCGGCCGCCGGCTGCCAGAAGGGCCTCGCCAGCGCGCCGTTCATCGGGGCCGCCGACATGCGGGCGATCGACCGGGCGGCCGACCACCTGCCGGCGCATCGCCCGGGCCTCCTGCATCTCTCGGTCGGGGCGGCGGTGCCGCGCAGCCTCGCCCGCAAGCCGCTGCCGGCCGCCGTCGCGAGGATCCTGCCGCAGTACAAGGGCGCCGGCTACACGGCGTTTCGCGTCGGCAAGCGCCTCGTCATCGTCAACCCGCACGGCATCTTGACCTACATCATGCCTATCGGGCCCGTAACCAATCCGGGAAACTGCCCCTAG
- the pyrH gene encoding uridylate kinase (ID:RHAL1_01355;~source:Prodigal:2.6), which produces MADETKWRRVVVKLSGEALQGRQSHGLDPAVLSRIAADLARASQLGFEVAVVVGGGNFFRGIQGADSGIERARADSIGMLATVMNGLALEFAIEKAGKPARVLSAVPMPSLCEPYSRQAALHHLAKGRIVILAGGTGNPFFTTDTGAVLRGAELSCDAILKATQVDGVYSADPKRDPAATRYDVLTHDEAIAKNLAVMDTAAFALARENRIPIIVFSIQTDGAISDALEGKATATLVKP; this is translated from the coding sequence ATGGCTGACGAGACGAAGTGGCGCCGGGTCGTCGTCAAGCTGTCCGGCGAGGCGCTGCAGGGGCGCCAGAGCCACGGGCTCGATCCCGCCGTGCTCTCCCGCATCGCCGCCGACCTCGCCCGCGCGTCGCAGCTCGGCTTCGAGGTGGCGGTCGTCGTCGGCGGCGGCAACTTCTTCCGCGGCATCCAGGGCGCCGATTCCGGCATCGAGCGGGCGCGTGCCGATTCGATCGGCATGCTGGCGACGGTGATGAATGGGCTCGCTTTGGAATTCGCGATCGAGAAGGCCGGCAAGCCGGCGCGCGTGCTCTCCGCCGTTCCCATGCCTTCGCTCTGCGAGCCGTACTCGCGGCAGGCGGCGCTGCATCACTTGGCGAAGGGCCGCATCGTCATCCTCGCCGGCGGCACCGGCAACCCGTTCTTCACGACCGACACCGGCGCGGTGCTGCGCGGGGCCGAGCTCTCCTGCGACGCGATCCTCAAGGCGACGCAGGTCGACGGCGTCTATTCCGCCGACCCCAAGCGCGACCCCGCGGCCACGCGCTACGACGTGCTGACCCACGACGAGGCGATCGCCAAGAACCTCGCGGTGATGGATACCGCCGCTTTCGCCCTTGCTCGCGAGAACCGAATTCCGATAATCGTCTTCTCCATCCAGACGGACGGCGCGATTTCCGACGCGCTCGAAGGGAAGGCGACCGCGACCCTCGTCAAGCCCTAG